Proteins from a single region of Sphingomonas morindae:
- a CDS encoding glycoside hydrolase family 3 C-terminal domain-containing protein, with protein MALTSPVTAAPPAPATGLRADAEAQAAAIVARMTLDEKLPQLLNVAPAIPRLGVPAYNWWTESLHGALGPVPTTNFPEPIGLAASFDAPLVHQVAGAIGTEVRALHTLGRRTGQLGRIGTGLDSWSPNINLFRDPRWGRGQETYGEDPFLTAHMGVAFVTGLQGDDPDRPLVIATPKHFAVHSGPESTRHRANVFVSTHDLEDSYLPAFRAAITEGHAGSIMCAYNRIDGQPACASDILLKDHLRGAWGFSGYVVSDCDAVKDIADNHHYAPDQPAAVAAAMRAGVDNECNTATLDDTAGLERRFRAALDQGLISVADIDRSLVRLFAARLLAGDLPGLPGAVRDLPPSAIDSPAHRALARKAATEALVLLKNDGILPLKPGVRIAVVGPLGDATRVLRGNYSSPLSAPPVSVVEGLRAVLPAGQVTLVPFSASVTDGDRVPMTALRTAGGKPGVEVRYFNPTEPVPDRIEPEAKAATLAAIRYQTRPFATRTEPDVGNTSLSVPGLATHHRTEWTGRLVPPESGTYRIGLAGAGGVLTMPGFPSVDRREGHWNDLPGFTTVELVKGKAYPFHIEATGGVDLVWKRISRDAPAALASAAQSADVILAVVGLTSDLEAEETGVTVEGFAGGDKTTLDLPADQRALLDQARATGKPVIVVAMNGSPINLAWAKDNAAAILEAWYPGEAGGLAVADVLTGRANPSGRLPLTFYRSTADLPPFDNYAMAGRTYRYFTGTPVYPFGAGLSYTRFTYGTPSVTPVAAGAQAGITVTTEIANVGGRPGDEVAQLYLSFPDRPGVPRLALRGFQRVSLGVGERRQLRFTLSPRDLSAVTSDGVRAVLAGHYRVTVGGGQPAPGDTMGGAGFDIATAAPIPL; from the coding sequence ATGGCGCTGACTTCGCCCGTGACGGCGGCGCCCCCCGCCCCCGCGACCGGCCTGCGCGCCGATGCCGAGGCGCAGGCCGCCGCGATCGTGGCGCGGATGACGCTCGACGAGAAATTGCCGCAACTGCTCAATGTCGCCCCCGCCATCCCCCGGCTGGGGGTCCCCGCCTATAATTGGTGGACCGAATCGCTTCACGGCGCGCTCGGCCCGGTCCCGACCACCAACTTCCCCGAGCCGATCGGCCTCGCCGCCAGCTTCGATGCACCGCTCGTCCACCAGGTGGCCGGTGCGATCGGCACCGAGGTGCGCGCGCTCCACACGCTCGGCCGCCGCACCGGCCAGCTCGGCCGCATCGGCACGGGGCTGGACAGCTGGTCCCCCAACATCAACCTGTTTCGCGATCCGCGCTGGGGCCGGGGGCAGGAAACCTATGGCGAGGATCCGTTCCTCACCGCGCATATGGGGGTCGCCTTCGTCACCGGCCTGCAGGGCGACGATCCCGATCGCCCGCTGGTCATCGCCACGCCCAAGCATTTCGCGGTGCATAGCGGACCGGAATCGACGCGCCACCGCGCCAATGTCTTCGTGTCGACGCATGATCTCGAGGACAGCTATCTCCCCGCCTTCCGCGCCGCCATCACCGAGGGCCATGCCGGCTCGATCATGTGCGCCTATAACCGCATCGACGGCCAGCCCGCCTGCGCGAGCGACATTCTCCTCAAGGATCATCTACGCGGCGCCTGGGGCTTTTCAGGCTATGTCGTGTCCGATTGCGACGCGGTGAAGGATATCGCCGACAATCATCATTATGCGCCCGACCAGCCGGCCGCCGTCGCCGCGGCGATGCGCGCAGGCGTGGACAATGAGTGCAACACCGCGACGCTGGACGACACCGCCGGGCTGGAGCGCCGCTTCCGCGCCGCGCTGGACCAAGGCCTGATCTCGGTCGCGGATATCGATCGCTCGCTGGTGCGGCTGTTCGCGGCGCGGCTGCTCGCGGGCGATCTGCCCGGACTCCCCGGCGCGGTCCGCGACCTGCCGCCCTCGGCGATCGATTCGCCGGCGCACCGCGCGCTCGCCCGCAAGGCGGCGACCGAGGCGCTCGTGCTGCTCAAGAATGACGGCATCCTTCCGCTCAAGCCGGGCGTGCGGATCGCCGTGGTCGGCCCGCTCGGCGACGCCACGCGCGTGCTGCGCGGCAACTATTCCTCGCCGCTTTCCGCGCCCCCTGTCTCGGTGGTCGAAGGGCTGCGCGCGGTGCTGCCCGCCGGGCAGGTGACGCTGGTGCCTTTCTCGGCTTCGGTGACCGATGGCGATCGCGTGCCCATGACGGCGCTCCGCACCGCCGGCGGCAAGCCCGGGGTGGAGGTGCGCTACTTCAACCCGACCGAACCCGTGCCCGATCGGATCGAACCCGAGGCCAAGGCGGCCACATTGGCCGCGATCCGCTACCAGACGCGGCCCTTCGCGACGCGCACCGAGCCCGATGTCGGCAATACCAGCCTCTCCGTGCCCGGGCTCGCCACGCATCACCGCACCGAATGGACCGGCCGCCTCGTGCCGCCCGAGAGCGGCACCTACCGCATCGGCCTGGCCGGCGCGGGCGGCGTGCTGACGATGCCGGGCTTCCCCAGCGTCGACCGGCGCGAAGGCCATTGGAACGATCTGCCCGGTTTCACCACGGTCGAGCTGGTGAAGGGCAAGGCCTATCCCTTCCATATCGAGGCGACCGGCGGGGTCGATCTGGTGTGGAAGCGGATCAGCCGCGATGCGCCGGCCGCGCTCGCCAGCGCCGCCCAATCGGCGGACGTGATCCTCGCGGTGGTCGGCCTCACCTCGGATCTCGAGGCGGAGGAGACGGGCGTCACCGTAGAAGGCTTTGCCGGCGGCGACAAGACCACGCTCGATCTCCCGGCCGACCAGCGCGCGCTGCTGGACCAGGCGCGCGCGACCGGAAAGCCGGTGATCGTGGTGGCGATGAACGGCAGCCCCATCAACCTCGCCTGGGCCAAGGACAATGCCGCCGCGATCCTGGAGGCCTGGTATCCGGGCGAGGCCGGCGGCCTGGCGGTGGCCGATGTCCTGACCGGGCGCGCCAATCCCTCGGGCCGGCTGCCGCTCACCTTCTACCGCAGCACCGCCGACCTGCCGCCTTTCGACAATTATGCGATGGCCGGGCGCACCTACCGCTATTTCACCGGCACCCCCGTCTATCCGTTCGGCGCCGGCCTCAGCTATACGCGCTTCACCTATGGCACGCCCAGCGTCACCCCCGTGGCGGCCGGCGCGCAGGCGGGCATCACCGTCACCACCGAGATCGCCAATGTCGGCGGCCGTCCCGGTGACGAGGTGGCGCAGCTCTATCTGAGCTTCCCGGATCGGCCCGGCGTGCCCCGGCTCGCGCTGCGCGGCTTCCAGCGCGTCTCGCTCGGCGTGGGCGAGCGGCGGCAGCTGCGCTTCACCCTGTCGCCGCGCGATCTGAGCGCCGTCACCAGCGACGGCGTGCGCGCGGTGCTGGCGGGCCATTATCGCGTCACCGTGGGCGGCGGCCAGCCCGCCCCCGGCGACACCATGGGCGGCGCCGGGTTCGACATCGCCACCGCCGCGCCGATCCCGCTCTGA
- the ptsP gene encoding phosphoenolpyruvate--protein phosphotransferase yields MSRTVEIAAPLAGVVRGLEAVPDAVFSERLLGDGLAIDPVEGRLCAPCAAQVVAVQPSGHAVTLALAPGVDLLIHIGLDTVRLDGRGFTPRVAPGDRVAAGDPLIDFDLDAIVTEARAAITPLILVGDGATIAARAAPGPIARGAPLLTVLLAEAEAEVADAPAGAAKTERKPEAAATRLLRIDLPHGIHARPAARLGAAARGYRATVSLAKDDRTAPVASPTALLALGIRQGDAVRLSATGEEAEAAVAALAALIATGLGEETAPAPAPAPAPAPAFTSAAANAPPGALAGIAAAPGLAIGEIRQLRAAAPEPAPHGAGIAEEEAAFAAARATLAARLADVTGPARGIAEAHAALLDDPALIEATRDGIARGASAGRAWREALRPQAEALRALDDKRLAERADDLLDLERQMLRLLAGDAAPAPVLPPETLLVAEDLLPSDLLALDRAALAGLCVARGGPTSHVAILAAAMGLPMLVALGEAVLALPEGGCALLDAGAGLLHPDPAPDRLAAARAAIAAAAARRAEALARAGTLCHSADGVRIEIFANLGHRDEAAPAVARGAEGCGLLRTEFLFLERAAAPDEAEQSAEYQAIADALGERPLIVRLLDIGGDKPAPYLPIAPEENPALGLRGIRVGLARPALLDTQLRAILAVRPAGRCHIMVPMVAGLEELRAVRARVAALAAEAGLAAPFRLGIMVETPAAAMLADRFAAEADFLSIGTNDLTQYALAMDRGNAAVAGGVDGLHPAVLRLIAETCRGGARHGRWTGVCGGLASDPLAVPILLGLGVTELSAAPAMVPDIKALVTRLTLADCRAHAEAALACATAAEVRALAARFAEEMPA; encoded by the coding sequence ATGAGCCGCACCGTGGAGATCGCCGCGCCGCTCGCGGGCGTGGTGCGGGGGCTCGAGGCGGTGCCCGACGCGGTGTTCTCCGAAAGGCTGCTGGGCGATGGGCTCGCCATCGATCCGGTGGAGGGCCGGCTGTGCGCGCCGTGCGCGGCACAGGTGGTGGCGGTGCAGCCGAGCGGCCATGCCGTAACGCTTGCGCTCGCCCCCGGGGTCGATCTGCTGATCCATATCGGGCTCGACACGGTGCGCCTCGACGGGCGCGGCTTCACCCCGCGCGTCGCGCCGGGGGATCGGGTGGCGGCGGGCGATCCGCTGATCGACTTCGATCTGGATGCGATCGTCACCGAGGCGCGCGCCGCCATCACCCCGCTGATCCTGGTGGGCGACGGCGCCACCATCGCCGCGCGCGCCGCGCCCGGCCCGATCGCACGCGGCGCGCCGCTACTCACCGTGCTGCTGGCGGAGGCGGAGGCGGAGGTGGCGGACGCGCCCGCCGGCGCCGCGAAGACCGAGCGGAAACCTGAGGCGGCGGCGACGCGCCTGCTGCGTATCGACCTGCCGCACGGCATCCACGCCCGGCCGGCGGCGCGGCTCGGCGCCGCCGCGCGCGGCTATCGCGCGACGGTCAGCCTCGCCAAGGACGATCGGACGGCGCCGGTGGCGAGCCCCACGGCGCTGCTCGCGCTCGGCATCCGCCAGGGCGATGCCGTGCGGCTCTCGGCGACGGGCGAGGAGGCCGAGGCAGCGGTGGCGGCGCTCGCCGCGCTGATCGCCACGGGGCTGGGCGAGGAGACGGCGCCCGCTCCCGCCCCCGCCCCCGCCCCTGCCCCCGCCTTCACCAGCGCCGCCGCCAACGCGCCACCGGGCGCACTGGCCGGCATCGCGGCGGCGCCGGGCCTGGCGATCGGCGAGATCCGCCAGCTGCGCGCCGCCGCGCCCGAACCCGCGCCGCACGGCGCCGGCATCGCCGAGGAAGAGGCCGCGTTCGCCGCCGCGCGCGCCACGCTCGCCGCGCGGCTGGCGGACGTCACCGGGCCCGCGCGCGGCATCGCCGAGGCGCATGCCGCGCTGCTCGACGACCCCGCGCTGATCGAGGCGACGCGCGACGGCATCGCGCGCGGCGCCAGCGCCGGCCGCGCCTGGCGCGAGGCGCTGCGCCCGCAGGCCGAGGCGTTGCGCGCGCTCGACGATAAGCGCCTCGCCGAGCGCGCCGACGATCTACTCGATCTCGAGCGCCAGATGCTGCGGCTGCTGGCGGGCGACGCCGCGCCCGCGCCGGTCCTGCCGCCCGAAACTTTGCTGGTGGCGGAGGATCTGCTGCCGTCCGATCTGCTCGCGCTCGACCGTGCGGCGCTGGCGGGGCTGTGCGTGGCGCGCGGCGGGCCGACCAGCCATGTCGCCATCCTCGCCGCCGCCATGGGGCTGCCGATGCTGGTGGCGCTGGGCGAGGCGGTGCTGGCGCTGCCCGAGGGCGGGTGCGCGCTGCTCGATGCCGGCGCCGGGCTGCTCCATCCCGATCCGGCGCCCGATCGCCTCGCCGCCGCGCGCGCGGCGATCGCGGCGGCGGCGGCGCGGCGGGCCGAGGCGCTGGCGCGCGCCGGCACGCTCTGCCACAGCGCCGATGGCGTGCGGATCGAGATCTTCGCCAATCTCGGCCATCGCGACGAGGCCGCGCCGGCGGTGGCGCGCGGCGCCGAGGGCTGCGGCCTGCTACGCACCGAATTCCTCTTCCTCGAGCGCGCCGCGGCGCCCGATGAGGCGGAGCAGAGCGCCGAATATCAGGCGATCGCCGATGCCTTGGGCGAGCGCCCGCTTATCGTCCGCCTGCTCGATATCGGCGGCGACAAGCCCGCCCCCTATCTGCCGATCGCGCCGGAGGAGAATCCGGCGCTGGGGCTGCGCGGCATCCGCGTCGGGCTGGCCCGGCCGGCGCTGCTCGATACGCAGCTGCGCGCGATCCTGGCGGTGCGGCCGGCGGGCCGCTGCCATATCATGGTGCCTATGGTGGCCGGGCTGGAGGAGCTGCGCGCGGTGCGGGCCCGGGTCGCCGCGCTCGCGGCCGAGGCGGGGCTCGCCGCGCCCTTTCGGCTGGGCATTATGGTGGAGACGCCGGCGGCGGCGATGCTCGCCGATCGCTTCGCGGCGGAGGCGGATTTCCTGTCGATCGGCACCAATGATCTCACCCAATATGCGCTCGCCATGGATCGCGGCAACGCCGCCGTGGCGGGCGGGGTGGACGGGCTGCACCCGGCGGTGCTGCGGCTGATCGCCGAGACCTGCCGCGGCGGCGCGCGCCACGGGCGCTGGACGGGCGTGTGCGGCGGCCTGGCCTCGGATCCGCTGGCGGTGCCGATCCTGCTCGGCCTGGGCGTGACCGAACTTTCGGCGGCGCCGGCCATGGTGCCGGACATCAAGGCGCTGGTGACGCGGCTGACGCTGGCGGACTGTCGCGCCCATGCCGAGGCGGCGCTCGCCTGCGCCACGGCGGCGGAGGTGCGGGCGCTGGCCGCCCGCTTCGCGGAGGAGATGCCCGCATGA
- the nagA gene encoding N-acetylglucosamine-6-phosphate deacetylase, whose protein sequence is MTAWSFTNGHVVTAGGVLPAARITLAGDRIAAISEAPGPDAIDLAGGWIMPGFIDTQVNGGGGVLFNDAPTIAGIAAIGEAHAPTGTTGFLPTLITDAPAVIGRALDAVDAAIAAGVPGVLGIHVEGPVINPARHGIHDEARVHPLDDALMALLLRPRRGVVMVTLAPERVPADRIRALAAAGVRVSLGHSDASHAEAVAGIAAGITGVTHLFNAMSPMAHRAPGVVGAALDDPRLYCGIIADGHHVDDVVLRVALRSRPRDRFMLVTDAMPCVGAAEKDFTLQGKRIRVVDGRCVDAAGTLAGSDLDMAGAVRHAITRLGVAPEEAAVMAAGAPAAFLGLADSHGQLAPGRRADWVRLDAGFHPVETMIAGTRRVAVA, encoded by the coding sequence ATGACCGCATGGAGCTTCACCAACGGCCATGTCGTCACCGCCGGCGGCGTGCTGCCCGCCGCGCGGATCACGCTCGCCGGGGATCGCATCGCCGCCATAAGCGAGGCGCCGGGCCCGGACGCGATCGATCTGGCAGGCGGCTGGATCATGCCCGGCTTCATCGATACGCAAGTGAATGGCGGCGGCGGCGTGCTGTTCAACGACGCGCCGACCATCGCCGGCATCGCCGCGATTGGCGAAGCCCATGCGCCGACCGGCACCACCGGCTTCCTGCCGACGCTGATCACCGATGCGCCGGCGGTGATCGGCCGCGCGCTCGATGCGGTCGATGCCGCGATCGCGGCGGGCGTGCCCGGGGTGCTGGGCATCCATGTCGAAGGTCCGGTCATCAATCCCGCGCGGCACGGGATCCACGATGAAGCGCGCGTCCACCCGCTCGACGATGCGCTGATGGCGCTGCTGCTCCGCCCCCGACGCGGCGTGGTGATGGTGACGCTCGCGCCCGAGCGCGTGCCCGCCGATCGCATCCGCGCGCTGGCGGCGGCAGGCGTCCGCGTCAGCCTCGGCCATAGTGACGCCAGCCATGCCGAGGCGGTGGCGGGAATCGCCGCCGGCATCACCGGCGTCACCCATTTGTTCAACGCCATGTCGCCGATGGCGCACCGCGCGCCCGGCGTGGTCGGCGCGGCGCTCGACGATCCCCGCCTGTACTGCGGGATCATCGCCGATGGCCATCATGTCGACGATGTCGTACTGCGCGTCGCGCTCCGGAGCCGCCCGCGCGACCGCTTCATGCTGGTGACCGACGCCATGCCCTGCGTGGGCGCGGCGGAAAAGGATTTCACCCTCCAGGGCAAGCGGATCCGCGTCGTGGACGGGCGCTGTGTCGACGCCGCGGGCACGCTGGCGGGCTCCGATCTCGATATGGCGGGCGCGGTACGGCACGCCATCACGCGGCTCGGCGTCGCCCCCGAGGAGGCCGCCGTCATGGCCGCCGGTGCGCCGGCCGCCTTTCTCGGCCTGGCGGACAGCCACGGCCAGCTCGCCCCCGGCCGCCGCGCCGACTGGGTGCGGCTCGATGCCGGCTTCCACCCGGTGGAAACCATGATCGCCGGCACCCGGCGCGTGGCCGTCGCATGA
- a CDS encoding SIS domain-containing protein — protein sequence MHQEAEEAARAVARLLDRHGALIAELGAALRAAPPSLVVSCARGSSDHAATYGKYLIETMIGIPVASAAPSVSSVYAAPVRAEGGLCIAISQSGRSPDLLATVRAHKAGGARVIALVNDAEAPLAALADTLIPLEAGPERSVAATKSFITALAALAALVAAWADDAALRSALNDLPTDLARAWARDWSSLADLLVPARNLFVVGRGLGFGIAQEAALKLKETCGLHAEAFSAAEVRHGPMAIVDERFPVVAFAGSDAAGDDVRAVAAEFAGRGAPVSLIDARRDGAGDPPTSAAHPAIEPLLMIQSFYRMANGLALARGFDPDAPRHLAKVTRTL from the coding sequence ATGCACCAGGAGGCGGAAGAGGCGGCGCGGGCCGTCGCCCGGCTGCTCGATCGCCATGGCGCCCTGATCGCGGAACTTGGCGCGGCGCTGCGCGCGGCGCCGCCTTCGCTGGTGGTCAGCTGCGCGCGCGGCTCGTCCGATCATGCCGCGACCTACGGCAAATATCTGATCGAGACGATGATCGGCATCCCCGTCGCGTCGGCGGCGCCGTCCGTCTCGTCGGTCTATGCGGCGCCGGTGCGGGCGGAGGGCGGGCTGTGCATCGCCATCTCGCAAAGCGGCCGCAGCCCCGATCTGCTCGCCACGGTGCGGGCGCACAAGGCCGGCGGCGCGCGCGTGATCGCGCTGGTCAACGATGCCGAGGCGCCGCTCGCCGCGCTTGCCGATACGCTGATCCCGCTCGAGGCGGGGCCGGAACGCTCGGTCGCCGCCACCAAATCCTTCATCACCGCGCTCGCCGCGCTGGCCGCGCTCGTCGCCGCCTGGGCAGACGATGCGGCGCTGCGATCCGCGCTCAACGACCTGCCGACCGACCTCGCCCGCGCCTGGGCGCGCGATTGGTCGAGCCTCGCCGACCTGCTCGTCCCGGCGCGCAACCTGTTCGTCGTCGGTCGCGGGCTGGGCTTCGGCATCGCCCAGGAGGCGGCGCTCAAGCTCAAGGAGACGTGCGGCCTCCATGCCGAGGCGTTCAGCGCCGCCGAGGTGCGCCACGGGCCGATGGCGATCGTGGACGAGCGCTTCCCGGTCGTCGCCTTTGCCGGGTCCGATGCGGCGGGCGATGATGTCCGCGCCGTCGCGGCCGAATTCGCCGGGCGCGGCGCTCCCGTGTCGCTGATCGACGCGCGCCGTGACGGAGCCGGCGATCCGCCGACTTCGGCCGCGCATCCCGCGATCGAGCCGCTGCTGATGATCCAGAGCTTCTACCGCATGGCGAACGGTCTCGCGCTCGCGCGCGGATTCGATCCCGATGCGCCCCGCCATCTCGCCAAGGTGACGCGCACGCTATGA
- the nagE gene encoding N-acetylglucosamine-specific PTS transporter subunit IIBC, producing MKTLLARLQPLGRALMLPIAVLPAAGLLLRLGQPDLLDIGFIGAAGGAIFDHLGLLFALGVATGFARDGNGAACLAGVVCFLVATEAGKTLLPVPPEAGAGLVGAGADLAVAAWKAKAVARLDVPLGILSGLAGGIFYNRFSTIRLPEYLAFFGGRRFVPIVSGLAGLVLAVLVGQGYGAIAGGIDRLGALITGAGGFGLFLFGLANRLLLVTGLHHLVNNIVWFVMGDYHGANGDLRRFFAGDPSAGAFMAGFFPVMIFGLPAACLAMYHCARPERRKEVVGLLTSLALTSALTGVTEPIEFSFMFLAPLLYAVHAVLTGAAMALMNLLGVRLGFGFSAGLLDYALNFGKATRPLLLLPVGAVYALLYYGLFRFCIQRFDLATPGREPRAPDAETATGADPAAAAPGARGAGFVAALGGSGNLAEIGACTTRLRLIVREPARIDEAALRRLGARGIIRPGGGAVQVVLGPMADLVAVEMRDAVAAAPSPPPAAAPPAIAPPAAVARPVTPSAALLAALGGADNVEGATRHAGRLRLHLRDAARADRGALAGLGIIATAEPLAHRLHLLADESALDRLTV from the coding sequence ATGAAGACGCTGCTCGCCCGCCTGCAGCCGCTCGGCCGCGCGCTGATGCTGCCGATCGCGGTGCTGCCCGCGGCCGGCCTGCTGCTCCGTCTCGGCCAGCCCGATCTGCTCGACATTGGCTTCATCGGCGCCGCCGGCGGTGCGATCTTCGATCATCTCGGCCTCTTGTTCGCGCTCGGCGTCGCGACCGGCTTCGCGCGCGACGGCAATGGCGCCGCCTGCCTGGCGGGCGTCGTCTGCTTCCTCGTCGCGACCGAGGCGGGCAAGACGCTGCTGCCGGTGCCGCCCGAAGCCGGCGCCGGGCTGGTCGGCGCCGGCGCCGATCTCGCCGTCGCGGCCTGGAAGGCCAAGGCGGTGGCGCGGCTCGACGTGCCGCTCGGCATCCTCTCGGGGCTGGCCGGCGGAATTTTCTACAACCGTTTCTCCACCATCCGCCTGCCCGAATATCTCGCCTTCTTCGGCGGCCGGCGTTTCGTGCCGATCGTCAGCGGCCTTGCCGGGCTGGTGCTGGCGGTGCTGGTTGGGCAGGGCTATGGCGCGATCGCCGGCGGGATCGACCGGCTCGGCGCGCTCATCACCGGCGCCGGCGGCTTCGGCCTCTTCCTGTTCGGGCTGGCCAACCGGCTGCTGCTCGTCACCGGCCTGCACCATCTCGTGAACAACATCGTCTGGTTCGTGATGGGGGATTATCACGGCGCGAATGGCGATCTGCGGCGCTTCTTCGCGGGCGATCCGAGCGCGGGCGCCTTCATGGCGGGCTTTTTCCCGGTGATGATCTTCGGCCTGCCCGCCGCCTGCCTCGCCATGTACCATTGCGCGCGACCGGAGCGCCGCAAGGAAGTGGTCGGGCTGCTCACCAGCCTCGCGCTCACCTCGGCGCTGACCGGCGTGACCGAGCCGATCGAGTTCAGCTTCATGTTCCTCGCGCCGCTGCTCTATGCGGTGCACGCGGTGCTGACCGGCGCCGCCATGGCGCTGATGAATCTGCTCGGCGTCCGGCTCGGCTTCGGCTTCTCGGCCGGGCTGCTCGATTATGCGCTGAATTTCGGCAAGGCGACGCGGCCGCTGCTGCTGCTGCCCGTCGGCGCTGTTTATGCGCTGCTCTATTACGGCCTGTTCCGCTTCTGCATCCAGCGCTTCGATCTCGCGACCCCGGGCCGCGAGCCGCGCGCGCCCGATGCGGAGACGGCGACGGGCGCCGATCCTGCGGCGGCCGCGCCGGGCGCGCGCGGCGCCGGCTTCGTCGCGGCGCTTGGCGGGAGCGGCAACCTGGCCGAGATCGGCGCCTGCACAACCAGGCTGCGGCTGATCGTGCGCGAGCCCGCGCGGATCGACGAGGCGGCGCTGCGCCGGCTGGGCGCGCGCGGCATCATCAGGCCGGGCGGCGGGGCGGTGCAGGTGGTGCTGGGGCCGATGGCCGATCTGGTCGCGGTCGAGATGCGCGACGCGGTGGCGGCCGCGCCCTCGCCGCCGCCCGCCGCCGCGCCGCCGGCTATCGCCCCGCCCGCCGCCGTCGCGCGCCCGGTCACGCCCTCGGCGGCGCTGCTCGCCGCGCTGGGGGGCGCGGACAATGTCGAAGGCGCCACCCGCCATGCCGGGCGCCTCCGCCTGCACCTGCGCGATGCCGCCCGCGCCGATCGCGGCGCGCTGGCCGGGCTCGGCATCATCGCCACCGCCGAGCCGCTGGCCCATCGCCTCCATCTGCTCGCCGACGAGTCCGCGCTGGACCGGCTGACCGTCTGA